One stretch of Cohnella algarum DNA includes these proteins:
- a CDS encoding helix-turn-helix domain-containing protein produces MLRFMQLLQRNTIRPYIRYAHHMVQAVNMVPRIIFDHEFVWIEQGAGSLAIGSSSVPYRAGDLLLIPPGTVHKLSGPFEAHKAIHFDWEHDLLEPASLDRPAGELQSGSAALYRRGSIWLPRAVVFRSVSEEIAELVDDIVKLFQSREKYRQLQLQVALCQLLLRLIRDVEEGRTAYAEATDGRFARAEAVPEENGEMAELANLLMKSVEESDVRRDVLLEAMREIPLSEPQIRRQFKRQYGYTPNMYLTLLCMNKARRLLAESRDCVQDIAFACGYADPKYFSRQFRRIEGVSPAAFRALQQK; encoded by the coding sequence ATGCTTCGGTTTATGCAGCTTCTGCAGCGAAATACGATCCGGCCCTATATCCGTTACGCCCATCACATGGTGCAGGCAGTCAACATGGTACCGCGCATCATATTCGACCATGAATTCGTCTGGATCGAGCAGGGCGCCGGTTCGCTCGCGATCGGTTCGTCTTCGGTTCCCTACCGGGCGGGAGACCTTCTGCTCATTCCTCCCGGCACCGTTCATAAGCTGTCCGGTCCGTTCGAAGCCCACAAGGCGATTCATTTCGATTGGGAGCACGATCTGCTGGAGCCGGCTTCGCTCGATCGGCCGGCCGGCGAGCTGCAAAGCGGAAGCGCGGCGCTTTACAGGCGGGGGTCGATCTGGCTTCCGCGTGCGGTCGTCTTTCGTTCGGTAAGCGAGGAAATCGCCGAGCTGGTCGACGACATCGTTAAGCTCTTTCAATCGCGGGAAAAATACCGGCAATTGCAGCTCCAAGTCGCGCTTTGCCAATTGCTGCTGCGCCTCATCCGGGACGTCGAGGAGGGCCGGACCGCTTATGCCGAGGCGACGGATGGCCGGTTTGCGCGGGCGGAGGCCGTTCCGGAGGAGAACGGGGAAATGGCGGAGCTCGCGAATCTGCTGATGAAATCTGTCGAAGAGTCGGACGTCAGGAGAGACGTGCTGCTCGAAGCCATGCGGGAAATACCGCTAAGCGAGCCGCAAATTCGGCGGCAGTTCAAAAGGCAATACGGGTATACGCCGAATATGTATTTGACGCTTTTGTGCATGAACAAAGCCCGTCGTCTGCTCGCAGAAAGCCGGGACTGCGTGCAGGACATCGCGTTCGCCTGCGGATATGCGGATCCGAAATATTTCAGCCGGCAGTTTCGGCGAATCGAGGGCGTTTCTCCCGCCGCATTCAGGGCGCTGCAGCAAAAATAG